The window CCACCGTGACGTGGCTGGAGCGCTTGCGGATGGTCGTGGCGCGGCCCATGGCGCGGGGCAGGAAACGCTTGGCCGTCGGCCCCTCGTCCACCCAGATCGCCTGGATGACCAGGCCGTCGATGTCCACGGTCTTGGCGCCGTCCATCTGCTTGAAGTTGGCCACCGCCGAACGCACCAGCTTGGAGACGGGTGTGGACGAGCGCTTCTGG is drawn from bacterium and contains these coding sequences:
- the rplV gene encoding 50S ribosomal protein L22, whose amino-acid sequence is MEAKAICRNLRIAPRKVRLVADLVRGMRVNEALVQLQFNQKRSSTPVSKLVRSAVANFKQMDGAKTVDIDGLVIQAIWVDEGPTAKRFLPRAMGRATTIRKRSSHVTVVVGEQQAAASTEAEA